The window CCGCGTCCGTCCGCGGCCGGTACCAACGGATACGACCCGATGGCCTCGGGTGCGAGTAACCTCGGGCCGACCAACGCCAAGCTGGTCGACAACGTGAAGCGGCTGGTCGGCCTGGCCGAGCGTGCGGATCACATCAAGCCAGGCTCCGTCCCGATCGACATGGTTACCAGCTCGGGCAGCGGGCTAGACCCCGACATCTCGCCGGACAACGCAGCCCTGCAGGTTGCTCGCGTCGCCCAGGCGCGAGCGCTGACGCAAGACGCGGTCAAGCAGCTCGTGGCGAGGTATACGTCCGGGCGCGACCTCGGGTTCCTCGGCGAGCCTCGGGTCAACGTGCTTGAGCTCAACCTAGCCTTGGACCAGGCGAAGTAATGGCTGACAGCGAGAGCCGGTGCGCTGCGCCTCGCGGGACGCACCGGCTCTATCTCGGATACGCCCCAGGTGTGGGGAAGACCTACGCGATGCTCGTCGAGGCCAGGCTGCGTGCGGCGCGAGGCGAAGGCGTGGTCGTAGGCTACCTGGGGCCGCATGTCCGGCCTGAAACAAAGAAGCTGTCCGAAGGCATGGAGACAATCGCACCATTGCGTGTCGTTTACCACGGCAGCGAGTTCGCCGAGCTGGACACCGATGCCGTCGTCGCCCGGCATCCGGAATGGGCCGTGATCGACGAACTTGCGCATTCGAACGTGCCGGGGATGGAGTGTGAAAAACGATGGCAGTGTGTCGAGCAGATTCTCAATGCGGGGATTGGCGTGCTCTCGACGCTCAACGTACAGCATGTCGAGAGTCTCAACGACTACGTCTATCAGGTGAGTGGCGTTCGCGTCGCCGAGACAATCCCGGATGAGTTCGTCGACGCGGCTGATGTGATTGTGGTCGACATCGACCCGGAGGATCTGCTCGTCCGCCTCAAGCATGGCGCGGTGATGCCCGCTGATGAGGTCCGGCCAGCGCTCATGCATTTCTTCCGGAAGCGCACGCTCGTGGCGCTGCGCGAGCGGGCGTTGGCGGTCCGCTCTTCACATTCGCGGATCATAGGTAGCGTCTGTGACGAGTCGTGATGGGCTTTTGCGCTATCGTGACCGATGGCTGGTGCCTACGACGGGAGGACGAGTTTGACCGCGGATAGCTTGGGCAAGCCGGGCTGCCACAAGGTGTTTCTGGGTTACGCCGCCGGCGTCGGCAAGACATACACGATGCTCGCCGAGGCCCAGCGTCGCCGTGCGCGCGGCGAGGACATCGTGATCGGCTACGTCGAGCCGCACCTGCGCCCAGATACGCTTGCAATGGTCGAGGGTCTCGAGATCGTGCCGCCGAAGCTCATCGACTACCACGGCGCTACTTTCACGGAGCTCGATACCGACGCGGTCATAGCGCGACATCCCAAGAGCGTGCTCGTCGACGAGCTGGCGCACACCAACGTGCCGGGCACTCGACACGAGAAGCGCTGGCAGTCGGTTGAGGAGCTTCTCGACGCCGGGATCAATGTGCTCTCGACCGTCAACGTGCAGCACCTTGAGAGCCTGAACGACACGGTGTGTACGATCACCGGCGTGTGCGTGCGAGAGACGGTGCCCGACCGAGTCTTGGACCAGGCTGATGAGGTCGAACTCGTCGACGTGCCACCCGACGCGCTGATCAACCGTTTGCGTCGGGGCGCGATCTACGCGCCCGACAAGGTGGACCAGGCACTCAGCAACTTCTTCCGCCGAGGCAACCTCGTTGCACTTCGCGAGATGGCGCTCCGTAAGGCCGCCGAGGAAGTCGACGACGACCTGGAGGAGTTCATCGCCTCGCACGACGTCGACAAGACGTGGGGAGCGGTAGATCGAGTGTTGGTCGCCGTCACAGCGCGCAAGCAGAGCGCGAAGTTGGTGCGCCGAGGCTTTCAACTCGCGCACAGGCTCGACGGGGACATGTGGGTCATTCTGGTCAAGCCGGCCGCCGTACTTCTCGGCGCGGGCGAGCAAGAGGCGGTCGACGAGATCCGAGCCCTGACCGAGGAGCTCACTGGCAACTTCATCGAGGTGAGCAGCGAAGACACCGCGACCGGCATCATCGAGTTCGCGCGCTCGCATCAGATCACGTTCATCGTGATGGGCCAGTCAGTGCGTGGGCGGCTCGACGAGATCCTTCACGGGTCCATCGTCAACCGCATCATGCGCGAGACTCGCAATATCGACGTAGTCATTGTTGCCGAGTCGAACTCGACCGAGCCGCAGTAGGGCGAGGCGGGTCCGGCTTCAGCTCGGTGTTTTGTTGCGTTGCAATCAGAACGAGAAAGGACCTCGGCACACTCGCCGAGGTCCTTCTTGAGTCAGAAACGAACAGCTTAGAAGTTGTTCCAGTGGTTGGTGTTGTCGTGCGTCCACGTCTGGTTCGAGTAGCCAGTGCCGGTCGGTCCTTGGAACTCGATCCCCGTGCTCGTGATCTTCATCGAGTAGTTGTGACCGGCGCCGCCGGGGCCGTTCCAGCTGACCGTACCGTCACCGTTGTCGGTGAGGCCCACGCCAGCGGTACCAGTGTCGCCGCGAGAGCCACTGTCTCCACGGGCACCCTGAATGCCTTGGTAGCCAGTGTCGCCACGTGCGCCTGCCACTCCGGCAGTACCAGTATCGCCCTTGGCGCCCTGATAGCCCTGATAGCCCTGGACACCGGTGTCTCCGCGGTCGCCCTTGGTACCCTGCAGGCCCATCGAACCTGCGAGGCCCTGTGCGCCCTGATAGCCCTGCGTGCCTTGGTCGCCCTTCAGGCCCTGGAAGCCCTGAATTCCGGCGAGACCCTGCGCGCCCTGGACGCCCGTATCTCCGTGGTCGCCCTTGAGACCCTGGGGACCCATGAATCCTGCAAGACCCTGCGGGCCTGCGTCACCGTGGTCGCCCTTGGAGCCCTGAAGACCCTGGAAGCCCTGGAAGCCTTGAAGACCCTGATCGCCCTGAGCACCCTGATCGCCCTTGGAACCCTGAGCGCCCTGAACGCCGCGATCGCCTTGGTCACCGCGATCGCCTTGGTCGCCCTTCAGGCCCTGGAGACCCATGAAGCCCGCGAGACCCTGCGAGCCTTGATCGCCCTGAGCCCCTTGGTCGCCTCGGAGACCTGGGAAGCCCTGGTCGCCCTTGTCGCCCTTGGAACCCTGCGAGCCATCATTGCCCTGCGAGCCCGTCCAACCCTGGTCGCCTTTGTCGCCCTTGGAGCCTTGCGAGCCTTGATCGCCCGCCGAGCCCTGGTCGCCCTTGTCGCCTTGGTTGCCCTTGTCGCCGGGCAGGCCCTGCCAACCCTGGTCGCCTTGGTCGCCCTTGTCGCCCTTCGAGCCCTGCCAGCCGGCAGTACCCGTCGAGCCAGCCGCACCGGCAGGCCCCTGAGCGCCAGTTGCGCCAGTCTCACCCGTGGCGCCGAGAGCACCGGTTGCACCGGTGTCTCCCTTGTCGCCCTTCACGCCCTGCGCACCGGACAGACCTGCGGAGCCCCAGGCGATTCTTGACTCGCCCTTTTTGAGCTTAGCGGTCTTTCCAGTGAGGACGCGTAGAACACCGGTCTTCTTGTTGTACGCAGCCGATATGCTGCCGTTCGCTGCGAAGGCGCCGGTCGAGGCAAGCAGAACCGCGACTAGAGCAGACACAATCGCAATCGTTATCGCCTTGGATCCGAACGCCTTGCGCGCAATATCCCCAGCTTTGGAGAACATCCCCCACTCCCTCCCACGACCACCCCGGTCCGGGAGGGCGGCTTTGTTGGCCCACGCATGATCCCTGCTGGCCTAGCCGTACACCGTCTGGCGCACTCGATCCGGCGAATGCGCAGGGACGGACTTGGAACACAACTCTATATAACATATCGGCAGCTAGCGCGGTTACTTTAGCGCCATCTGCGGGGCCATCGGGAAGAACGTACGAATCGGCGCGACCCAGTCTCCCCACTGGCCGTCACGTCTCGCCCCCTATCTCACCCGTTACCCGCCAGATGGGTTCTCGAAACTTGCGAGGCTGTGTTGGAGGCTACTGGTGGGTGCCGGGGACGAATCCGTCGGCCGCGGTTGGTCCAGCCTGCACGTCGATCGCGAATCCTCCGCCCAGCGAGTACAGCAGTCGACTGTTCAGGTACACGAACGCGCCTGCCGGATACTGCTTCATCGAGCCTGCGTAACCTACGGCGATGTACGGCGCCCCAGCAATGACGTTCTGGCCCGTCGACGACTTGAAGTCGGACAGCTGCTGGGCCGTCGGCACGACGCGTGTGAAGTCGACCGCGAAGCCCTCGGATCCGGCCGAGCCTGACGCGATAAGCGATACGGCCTGGTTGCGGGTTATCCCGGCCCAGTCCCAAGCCTTGGCATACCGCTGAATCGTCGAGGTGGGGTAGTTCTTCCACACATCGGCGGAACTGGTTGGCTCCGGGGAGAGCCACGTGATCTTCGACTGAGGCGTGATGTTCGGGAAGTTCTTGAGGGCCGGCAGCGCTCCGTCTTCCGCGCTCGCGCGATTCTTCGCCCACGTGGTGTCCTCAAGCTTGCGGAAGTAGCGGTTGGTTGTGGCTGCGGCCGCGTCGCGCGTGTCGAGTTCCGTGCTATCGAGCTTGGTTATGTCGATGACGTGGATGAGCTGGCCCTGCGTGATCGAGAGTTTGTCGGTGCCGATGACGCTGTATGTCACGGCGTTGCTGCCACTTGAGTCTGCCACAGGCAGCACCAGTTGGGTGTCCGAGATGAACTCGTAGGGCTGGCCCGTCACGTCCTCGTACCACGTGCCATGCAACCTGGACGCAGTCATCTTCTCGGGAGAGCACGCTGTCATTGCGAGGCACGCAGTTGCCAGTAGGGCGGCCGCAAGCAGGAGGCGAAACATCTTGCGTGAGGACATGTCGTTCCCTTCGTGCCGTAAGCATGCATGACGCGGTGTCCAAAGCGTAGCAGGAAGCGGCGCCTCTGTGGCGCCTCTCGGCGGCGGAATCCCGAGACGAAAAAGAGCGGGCCCCGGCATCTTGCCGGGGCCCGCATGCGATTGACGCTCGAACTACTAGAAGTTGCTCCAGTGATTGGTGGTGTCGTGCGTCCACGTCTGGTTGGAGTAGCCCGTGCCGGATGGCCCGTGGAACTCGATTCCGGAGCTCGTGATGCGCATCGAGTAGCTGTGGTTGGGTCCGTACCAAGAGACCGTCCCATCGCCGTTGTCGGTCAGGCCGACACCAGCAGTACCTGTGTCTCCGCGCGAGCCCTGGTCGCCACGGTCACCCTTGAGGCCCTGGATGCCCTGGTCGCCACGGTCACCCTTCGGGCCAGCGGTGCCGGTGTCACCCTTGGCGCCCTGATAGCCCTGGAAGCCTTGGACACCCTGGTCGCCCCGGTCACCCTTGAGGCCCTGAAGGCCCTGAATGCCCTGGAAGCCCTGCAAACCCTGGAAGCCCTGGATGCCCTGGTCACCCTTGTCACCCTTTAGACCCTGGAGACCCTGGAGGCCCTGGAAGCCCTGAGCACCCTGAGCACCCTGGTCGCCTCGATCACCCTTCAGACCCTGTGGGCCCATGAGCCCCGCAAGGCCCTGCGGACCCTGGTCGCCTTGGTCGCCCTTGTCGCCCTGCAGCCCTGGGAAGCCCTGGAAGCCGCGGTCGCCCTGGGCACCCTGGTCGCCCTTGTCACCCTTGAGGCCCTGGAAGCCCTGAAGGCCCTGGGCACCCTGGTCGCCCTGGTCGCCTTTGTCGCCCTTGAGACCTTGGAAGCCCTGCGGACCCTGAGCGCCCTGGTCGCCCTTATCGCCTTGGTAGCCGCGGTCGCCCTGGGCACCTTGGTCACCCTTGTCGCCCTTTAGCCCCTGCGGGCCCATGAGTCCCGCAAGGCCCTGGGCACCCTGGTCGCCCTTGTCGCCCTTGTCGCCCTGCAGGCCCGGGAACCCCTGGAACCCCTGATCGCCCTTGTCACCCTTGTCGCCACGGTCGCCCTTGTCGCCCTGGAAACCCTGGTCGCCACGGTCGCCCTTGTCGCCTTTGTCGCCCTGCCAGCCGGGGGTGCCGGTTGCGCCTTGGTCACCGCGCTCGCCCTTGGGGCCCTGGAAGCCGATCGTACCGGTTGCCCCTGTCGCGCCAGCCGGACCGGCAGGACCGGTAGCGCCAGTCGCACCCGTCGGGCCCACCGGGCCCTGCGCGCCCTGGTCGCCCTTCTCGCCCTTGTCACCCTTGTCACCTTGGGTGCCTGCGAGGTTCCAGGCGATGCGCGTTTCGCCCTTCTTGAGCTTGGGTGTCTTGCCGGTGAGAACGCGCACCACGCCGGTCTTCTTGTTGTAGGCAGCAGAGATGCTGCCGTTGGCAGCGAGTGCGCTGGTTGTCGCAAGCAGGATTGCGAGAACCGCAGACACAATCACCACCGATAGTGCTTTGGATCCAAATGCTCGACGTGCAGCCCCACTAGCTCTTGCCAGCATCGCTAACTCCCCTCCCGCGGCGCCACCCGATCCCACGAACGGCGTCCTGTCCCATCTTTGAAACCAGCGCCTGCCATACGTCAGACAGTCGCTCGCGCGTATGCGCGGAAGGAATGTACTCAGTGCGGACTGCATACACTCCCATATTGGCTATCGGCTCTTACCCATCATACTTTAGCTTCTACCCGCGAGAATTTCTCGCGTATCGCCTCCAGCTGTCCTTAATCGTACCAAAATCTATGAGATTTGTGCACAGGCGCGTTCGCTCTCCTCAGAGCACCTCCCGTCCCCAAGCTGAGACCGTCTGTCCCCGATATAGGTTAGGAGTGCGGGCGCTGGTCCTCCCAAACGTGGTAAGGTCACTTCATATACTCAAGCGCAGGCACGATGGGACGGGGCGCCAGGCCAATGCCACTGCGGGGTGTGCGACCTCGTGCGTTGATTGGGGAATCCAAAGGGGAGCCAACGGGTTTCCGCGACGAGCGAATGCAGGCGTAGCTGCTGCGTTCCACGAGCGCCGATTCCTGCACCGCCTCTGGACGCGAGCATGGATACGGGGGGTGTCTTGCCGGCACATGTCTCCGGCCCGCTGGGGAGAGGGAGAGCACATGGACCGCTCACGGGGTTGTCTGCAAAGCAACGAACCGACCGGAGCCAGACGTCTGTCGACCGTCGGCCTTGAGTGGCTCCCGGCATTCGCAACTGCCACTGGCATGTCGAATGACCCCCTGAGCGTGGGACATTCCTCTGCTGATTCACGTCCTGATGCGAGCACTGAGAGCCGTACGGAATGGGCCGGCCGATGGCTGGTCCGTGTCAAATCCACAATGGAGGCACCGATGGACCGCACGAGGAGTCTTGCGAAGACCGGTTCGCTTATGGCGTTGTGGGTGACACTCATGTGTGCCCTGATCGGAGCCGGGATTGCACCTGTCTCGGCATTCGCGCTGTCGAGCGGCCCGAACAACGCGGGGGCTGGCGCGAGCGGGGGCAGCGGCACCGCGTGGTCGAACCCCGGCAACATCACGACCGTAGGTTCGCCGTACGCGACGTGCGCGATTCCTTCGAGCAGCAACAGCGCACAGCTGCGGGCCACAAGCTATGGCTTCAGCATCCCGACGACCGCGGTGGTCGACGGAGTCTCGGTCACGATCAACCGGCAGAGCAGCAACAGCTCGAACCTCCAGGATGCGGTCGTCCAGCTCACCAAGGACGGAAGTACGCTCGTAGGCTCGAACTTGTTCTCGGGCACGACGTGGCCCACCTCGCTGACGACGGCTTCGTACGGCGGCACGAGCAACTTGTGGGGAACGACTTGGACCCCTGCCGAGATCAACGCCAGCACATTCGGCGTAGTACTCCAGGCCCAGAACACGAGCAGCTTCTCCACAAGAACCGGAACCGTCGACTACATCCAAGTCACCGTCACCTACCATATGGACACGACGCCCCCCGCCACCGCATCTGTGACCTCACCTGCGAGTGGATCGATCTACGCCGGTGCCGGCGTTCCAGCATCGTTCTCGGGCTCCGCCGCCGATG is drawn from Coriobacteriia bacterium and contains these coding sequences:
- a CDS encoding universal stress protein; translated protein: MTADSLGKPGCHKVFLGYAAGVGKTYTMLAEAQRRRARGEDIVIGYVEPHLRPDTLAMVEGLEIVPPKLIDYHGATFTELDTDAVIARHPKSVLVDELAHTNVPGTRHEKRWQSVEELLDAGINVLSTVNVQHLESLNDTVCTITGVCVRETVPDRVLDQADEVELVDVPPDALINRLRRGAIYAPDKVDQALSNFFRRGNLVALREMALRKAAEEVDDDLEEFIASHDVDKTWGAVDRVLVAVTARKQSAKLVRRGFQLAHRLDGDMWVILVKPAAVLLGAGEQEAVDEIRALTEELTGNFIEVSSEDTATGIIEFARSHQITFIVMGQSVRGRLDEILHGSIVNRIMRETRNIDVVIVAESNSTEPQ
- the kdpC gene encoding potassium-transporting ATPase subunit KdpC; protein product: MRRALLISLRMAVVTVVLTGLIYPLVVWGIGAVLFPKQAAGSLVTNQSGTVIGSTLIAQSFTADKYFHPRPSAAGTNGYDPMASGASNLGPTNAKLVDNVKRLVGLAERADHIKPGSVPIDMVTSSGSGLDPDISPDNAALQVARVAQARALTQDAVKQLVARYTSGRDLGFLGEPRVNVLELNLALDQAK
- a CDS encoding collagen-like protein; protein product: MSAVLAILLATTSALAANGSISAAYNKKTGVVRVLTGKTPKLKKGETRIAWNLAGTQGDKGDKGEKGDQGAQGPVGPTGATGATGPAGPAGATGATGTIGFQGPKGERGDQGATGTPGWQGDKGDKGDRGDQGFQGDKGDRGDKGDKGDQGFQGFPGLQGDKGDKGDQGAQGLAGLMGPQGLKGDKGDQGAQGDRGYQGDKGDQGAQGPQGFQGLKGDKGDQGDQGAQGLQGFQGLKGDKGDQGAQGDRGFQGFPGLQGDKGDQGDQGPQGLAGLMGPQGLKGDRGDQGAQGAQGFQGLQGLQGLKGDKGDQGIQGFQGLQGFQGIQGLQGLKGDRGDQGVQGFQGYQGAKGDTGTAGPKGDRGDQGIQGLKGDRGDQGSRGDTGTAGVGLTDNGDGTVSWYGPNHSYSMRITSSGIEFHGPSGTGYSNQTWTHDTTNHWSNF
- a CDS encoding collagen-like protein, translated to MFSKAGDIARKAFGSKAITIAIVSALVAVLLASTGAFAANGSISAAYNKKTGVLRVLTGKTAKLKKGESRIAWGSAGLSGAQGVKGDKGDTGATGALGATGETGATGAQGPAGAAGSTGTAGWQGSKGDKGDQGDQGWQGLPGDKGNQGDKGDQGSAGDQGSQGSKGDKGDQGWTGSQGNDGSQGSKGDKGDQGFPGLRGDQGAQGDQGSQGLAGFMGLQGLKGDQGDRGDQGDRGVQGAQGSKGDQGAQGDQGLQGFQGFQGLQGSKGDHGDAGPQGLAGFMGPQGLKGDHGDTGVQGAQGLAGIQGFQGLKGDQGTQGYQGAQGLAGSMGLQGTKGDRGDTGVQGYQGYQGAKGDTGTAGVAGARGDTGYQGIQGARGDSGSRGDTGTAGVGLTDNGDGTVSWNGPGGAGHNYSMKITSTGIEFQGPTGTGYSNQTWTHDNTNHWNNF